Proteins encoded by one window of uncultured Draconibacterium sp.:
- a CDS encoding manganese efflux pump MntP family protein encodes MALKFKVFRKTNFITFAAPMTTAKFITFLLLGIGLSFDSFAVSVSCGLMKREIKFKQATLVAASLAFFQATFPVIGWLIGEAVKDMIASVDHWIAFGLLALIGGKMIAEGIKDDGSLKNFNPFKISVLIGLSIATSIDALVVGLSFGFLDIPILFPVLIIGLVTFIAAMLGMLFGKNISAKRSHQSLILGGIILIAIGLKILAEHLFLQAV; translated from the coding sequence TTGGCGCTTAAATTCAAGGTATTCAGAAAAACTAATTTTATTACTTTTGCGGCACCAATGACTACGGCAAAATTCATAACCTTTTTACTTCTTGGTATTGGCTTAAGTTTCGATTCCTTCGCAGTTTCTGTGTCGTGTGGATTGATGAAACGCGAGATTAAATTTAAACAAGCTACTTTGGTTGCTGCTTCACTGGCATTTTTCCAGGCCACTTTTCCGGTAATTGGTTGGTTAATTGGCGAAGCAGTTAAAGATATGATTGCCTCTGTAGATCATTGGATTGCTTTTGGACTGCTTGCATTAATCGGTGGGAAAATGATTGCTGAAGGAATTAAAGACGATGGCTCACTTAAAAACTTCAATCCTTTTAAAATCAGCGTGCTAATCGGGCTCTCGATAGCTACCAGCATTGATGCACTTGTTGTTGGATTAAGTTTTGGATTTCTGGATATCCCCATTTTATTTCCGGTTTTAATTATAGGTTTGGTAACTTTTATTGCGGCAATGTTGGGCATGTTGTTCGGAAAAAATATTTCAGCAAAAAGAAGCCATCAGTCGCTCATATTGGGAGGCATTATTTTAATTGCAATTGGATTAAAAATTTTGGCCGAACATTTATTTCTACAAGCAGTTTAA
- a CDS encoding sigma-70 family RNA polymerase sigma factor, producing MTTKEFKNTVIPYSVKLYPMLFRILKNEEETRDALQELMLRLWNRKDELVKCTNQSAYIITMARNYSFDLLKKKRPKVMDEKQEYRILNVEADGADSDTIERYEKVKQVINDLPEKYKTVIQLRDIDGFSFDEIKEMTGYEVANLRVILSRARQKVKEKIEKIYDYDTSGKYARQIL from the coding sequence ATGACCACTAAAGAGTTTAAAAATACGGTAATTCCATATTCGGTAAAGCTGTACCCGATGTTGTTTCGTATTCTGAAAAATGAAGAAGAAACGCGCGATGCTTTGCAGGAGCTAATGCTCAGGTTATGGAACCGTAAAGATGAGTTAGTAAAATGTACAAACCAGTCGGCCTATATTATAACAATGGCACGAAACTACAGTTTCGATTTGCTGAAGAAGAAAAGACCGAAAGTGATGGATGAAAAGCAGGAGTACAGAATTCTGAATGTGGAAGCCGATGGAGCAGATTCCGACACAATTGAACGCTATGAGAAAGTAAAACAAGTAATAAACGATTTGCCGGAGAAATACAAAACAGTTATTCAGTTACGCGATATTGACGGTTTTTCGTTCGACGAGATAAAAGAAATGACCGGTTATGAAGTGGCCAACCTGCGGGTTATTCTCTCGCGAGCCAGACAGAAGGTGAAAGAAAAAATTGAAAAAATTTACGATTATGACACATCAGGAAAATATGCTCGACAAATATTATAG